In one window of Duganella dendranthematis DNA:
- a CDS encoding flagellar biosynthesis anti-sigma factor FlgM translates to MRISTSTPDGLAVQRVADSAPADAAEALAPAPSAAPLQSSVMQPALQAMREMPEIDQEKIDMLRDALAKGELPFDPAKLAGLIQRFHGSEQ, encoded by the coding sequence ATGAGAATCTCGACATCGACTCCGGACGGCTTGGCCGTCCAGCGCGTAGCCGACAGCGCCCCGGCCGACGCCGCCGAGGCACTGGCGCCCGCCCCGTCCGCCGCACCGTTGCAATCGTCGGTCATGCAGCCGGCGCTGCAGGCGATGCGCGAGATGCCGGAAATCGACCAGGAAAAAATCGACATGCTGCGCGATGCGCTGGCCAAGGGCGAACTGCCGTTCGACCCGGCCAAGCTGGCCGGCTTGATCCAGCGCTTCCACGGGAGCGAACAGTGA
- the flgN gene encoding flagellar export chaperone FlgN: MTVSTAVSNLSRQDAMRALLAGIADDLQAYAQLQELLHEQFRASLRHKASELQAAAEGIGTLVDAMQQRRSDRVALVQRLVGETGNMAQAFALLKNAAREKMEADWASLETAVLECKRLSKRNGDLLAEQYTIMQRVLHGEEQIYAPA; encoded by the coding sequence GTGACGGTTAGCACCGCAGTAAGCAACCTCAGCCGCCAGGACGCCATGCGCGCCCTGCTGGCCGGTATCGCCGATGACCTGCAAGCCTATGCGCAGTTGCAGGAACTGCTGCACGAACAATTCCGCGCCTCGCTGCGCCACAAAGCCAGCGAACTGCAGGCCGCCGCCGAAGGTATCGGCACGCTAGTCGACGCCATGCAGCAACGCCGCAGCGATCGCGTGGCGCTGGTACAACGTTTAGTTGGTGAAACTGGCAATATGGCTCAGGCTTTTGCCTTGCTGAAAAATGCGGCACGGGAGAAAATGGAGGCTGACTGGGCATCGCTGGAAACTGCGGTGCTCGAGTGCAAGCGCCTCAGCAAACGCAACGGCGATTTGCTGGCCGAGCAATACACCATCATGCAGCGCGTGCTGCATGGCGAGGAGCAGATTTATGCGCCAGCTTAG
- a CDS encoding glycoside hydrolase family 73 protein: MRQLSGMQATAPTAATVSNMTASRPTAATGGVASAGSFSSAFQQVQTDVATYIAKGDGGFPSDVAPSQAMSLQAMALRNRASGVIDEENGVDSDSQQQFLAAIQPWAKETADKLGVAPELVAAHAALESGWGKQPLKNGAANANNLFGVKAGSSWQGDVAVASTTEFEHGALLKKTERFRSYPDTRSAFRDYADLLTSNPRYAAALNTGSDARAFASGLAKAGYATDPNYADKLSKVATQLQRGGKLSPTPTEN; this comes from the coding sequence ATGCGCCAGCTTAGCGGGATGCAAGCCACCGCCCCCACTGCCGCCACCGTTTCCAATATGACCGCCAGCCGCCCAACCGCAGCCACTGGCGGTGTTGCGTCTGCCGGCAGCTTCAGCAGCGCCTTTCAGCAGGTCCAGACCGACGTCGCCACCTACATCGCCAAGGGCGACGGCGGCTTTCCCAGCGACGTCGCCCCGTCCCAGGCCATGAGCTTGCAAGCCATGGCGCTGCGCAACCGCGCCAGCGGCGTCATCGACGAAGAGAATGGCGTCGACAGCGACAGCCAGCAGCAATTCCTGGCCGCCATCCAGCCGTGGGCCAAGGAAACCGCCGACAAGCTGGGCGTGGCGCCGGAACTGGTGGCCGCCCATGCGGCGCTGGAATCGGGCTGGGGCAAGCAACCGCTGAAGAACGGCGCCGCCAACGCCAACAACCTGTTCGGGGTCAAGGCCGGCAGCAGCTGGCAGGGTGACGTCGCCGTCGCCAGCACCACCGAATTCGAACATGGCGCATTGCTGAAGAAGACCGAGCGCTTCCGCAGCTACCCGGACACACGCAGCGCCTTCCGCGACTACGCCGATCTGCTGACCAGCAATCCGCGCTACGCGGCCGCCCTCAACACCGGCAGCGATGCACGCGCCTTCGCCAGCGGACTGGCCAAGGCCGGCTATGCCACCGATCCCAACTATGCAGACAAGCTGAGCAAGGTGGCCACGCAATTGCAGCGCGGCGGCAAACTCAGTCCTACTCCGACGGAGAACTAG
- the flgA gene encoding flagellar basal body P-ring formation chaperone FlgA, which produces MEKAAHDHVARWTASSGLIEPQFSVTVVPGSRPLAACSQGVTVQGADTRQPARMRFIAVCAGAGGWRYEFIVRAQISARIAVMANDLAIGKVLADEDVLLERHEIGSLTDVISDPQDVVGMSGKRALRAGEVVRKTLLMAPTVVKRGDPVRIVARRDEIEVSMAGEALDAGARGDTVRVRNANGTVIRARVTGAATVEPMSMPVTASSPSE; this is translated from the coding sequence GTGGAAAAAGCCGCGCACGACCATGTCGCGCGCTGGACAGCGTCGAGCGGCTTGATCGAACCGCAATTCAGCGTCACCGTCGTGCCGGGTTCGCGGCCGTTGGCGGCCTGTTCCCAAGGCGTCACGGTGCAGGGCGCCGATACCCGGCAACCGGCGCGCATGCGTTTCATCGCCGTTTGCGCCGGCGCCGGCGGCTGGCGGTACGAGTTCATCGTGCGCGCCCAGATCAGTGCGCGCATTGCCGTCATGGCAAATGACTTGGCGATTGGTAAAGTTCTGGCAGACGAAGATGTGTTGCTGGAGCGCCACGAAATCGGCTCATTGACCGACGTCATCAGCGATCCGCAAGACGTGGTCGGCATGAGCGGCAAGCGGGCGCTGCGGGCTGGCGAGGTAGTGCGCAAGACGCTGCTGATGGCGCCGACGGTGGTCAAGCGCGGGGACCCGGTGCGGATTGTCGCGCGCCGCGATGAAATCGAGGTCAGTATGGCTGGCGAGGCGCTGGACGCCGGCGCCCGTGGCGACACGGTGCGGGTGCGCAATGCCAACGGCACGGTGATCCGCGCCCGCGTAACCGGCGCCGCCACGGTGGAACCCATGTCGATGCCGGTCACGGCTAGTTCTCCGTCGGAGTAG
- the flgB gene encoding flagellar basal body rod protein FlgB, with product MGINFKDAAGVHADALALRADRTRILAANIANENTPGFQARDMDFSATLANVQAEGNGDIGDGGESANLFRVPYHPTRDGNTVEIGVEQAAFSQNATDFQTSLTFANMRFKGLAKAISGQ from the coding sequence ATGGGCATTAACTTCAAAGATGCGGCTGGCGTCCACGCCGATGCACTGGCCTTGCGCGCCGACCGCACCCGCATCCTGGCGGCCAACATCGCCAATGAAAACACGCCGGGCTTCCAGGCCCGCGACATGGACTTCAGCGCCACGCTGGCCAATGTCCAGGCCGAAGGCAATGGCGACATCGGCGACGGCGGCGAAAGCGCCAACCTGTTCCGCGTGCCCTACCACCCTACGCGCGACGGCAACACCGTCGAGATCGGCGTCGAACAAGCCGCCTTCTCGCAGAACGCCACCGATTTCCAGACCAGCCTGACCTTCGCCAATATGCGCTTCAAGGGTCTGGCCAAGGCCATCAGCGGTCAATAA
- the flgC gene encoding flagellar basal body rod protein FlgC yields MSFKNISEIAGSAMAAQTVRLNTIASNLANADSVAGTEADTYRARKPVFAAVMGDSPDGMASAGGKVQVLDVVQSAEPLRQVYEPGNPMANGDGMVFYPNVNQVAEMTDMMSASRAFETNVEVLGRIRTMQQSLLKLGEG; encoded by the coding sequence ATGTCGTTCAAGAATATTTCCGAGATTGCCGGTTCGGCCATGGCGGCCCAGACTGTGCGCCTCAATACCATCGCCAGTAACCTGGCCAATGCCGATTCCGTGGCCGGCACCGAAGCCGACACCTACCGTGCCCGCAAGCCGGTGTTTGCCGCCGTCATGGGCGACAGCCCGGACGGCATGGCCAGCGCCGGCGGCAAAGTGCAGGTGCTGGACGTGGTGCAGTCGGCCGAGCCGCTGCGCCAGGTCTACGAGCCGGGCAATCCGATGGCCAACGGCGACGGCATGGTGTTCTACCCCAACGTCAACCAGGTGGCCGAGATGACCGACATGATGTCGGCCTCGCGCGCCTTTGAGACCAATGTTGAAGTTCTCGGCCGCATCCGCACGATGCAGCAATCCCTCCTTAAACTCGGTGAAGGCTAA
- a CDS encoding flagellar hook capping FlgD N-terminal domain-containing protein, producing the protein MTVSLLNNNSSTGTTTGTSITGNTASETSDMFTKLLVAQIQNQDPLSPTDPAQFVQQLTQLSQTESLQNMASITSASASALSSLQVMALGGQVGSDVMINTSTVKLDGSTKVTGQATLTAASTSTTLVLTGSDGARHEVALGTQAPGIVDFSIDPANLGLPAGSYTVALETSSKETPSVNIQGRLNNVRLLSNGSVQLNVSNVGDTGSDTLSAFNGKAATTI; encoded by the coding sequence ATGACCGTCAGTCTCCTTAATAACAACAGCAGCACCGGCACCACCACTGGCACCAGCATCACCGGTAACACCGCCAGTGAAACGTCGGATATGTTCACCAAGCTGCTGGTGGCGCAGATCCAGAACCAGGACCCGCTGTCGCCGACCGATCCGGCGCAATTCGTCCAGCAGCTGACCCAGCTGTCGCAGACCGAATCGCTGCAGAACATGGCCAGCATCACCTCGGCCAGCGCCAGCGCGCTGTCGAGCCTGCAAGTCATGGCGCTGGGCGGCCAGGTCGGCTCCGACGTCATGATCAACACCAGCACGGTCAAGCTGGACGGCAGCACCAAGGTTACCGGCCAGGCCACGCTGACCGCGGCCAGCACCAGCACCACGCTTGTACTGACCGGCAGCGACGGCGCCCGCCACGAAGTGGCGCTGGGCACGCAGGCGCCGGGCATTGTCGACTTCAGCATCGACCCGGCCAACCTCGGCCTGCCGGCCGGCAGCTACACGGTCGCGCTGGAAACCAGCAGCAAGGAGACCCCGAGCGTCAACATCCAGGGCCGCCTGAACAATGTGCGCCTGCTGTCCAACGGCAGCGTGCAGCTGAACGTCTCGAATGTCGGCGATACCGGTTCCGACACGCTGTCCGCCTTCAACGGCAAAGCCGCCACCACCATTTAA
- a CDS encoding flagellar hook protein FlgE, translating to MSFDIALSGIQAINESLDVTSHNIANAGTYGYKSNRANFATLVAGSQLNGVQVGSTTQSIGLSGGILNTGNNLDASISGRGFFVTRTANNSMQYTRVGIFDTSLDGYLVDASGRRVQGMAITPPSTELGAEGDLAIPNKSIPAQITTKATYVGNLSADWTVKDAFPDDVTPTTPPDPSTYNVSKSTDMYDSVGTKHVLTQYFSMTGPGAVTVNYALDGNLVGPAKELAFDPGTGQLNADADSTKTVNALDFSQLDTTDATKWPKFASGAKMSGAVTIDYTGTTYFAGETSTASNSPVDGYSAGAFSGVSLGTDGSVIAKYTNGQSQTVGRVVLATFANEQGLTQVSDTSWEASTASGTANTDVAGVGVNGTLNVATLEQSNVDITSELVGLMTSQRNYQANSKVIQTESTMLQSLMQAI from the coding sequence ATGAGTTTCGATATCGCACTGTCCGGCATCCAGGCCATCAACGAATCGCTGGACGTCACCAGCCACAACATCGCCAATGCCGGCACCTACGGCTATAAATCGAACCGCGCCAACTTTGCCACGCTGGTGGCCGGCAGCCAGCTGAACGGCGTGCAGGTCGGTTCGACCACGCAAAGCATCGGTCTGTCGGGCGGCATCCTGAACACCGGCAACAACCTGGACGCGTCGATCAGCGGCCGCGGCTTCTTCGTCACGCGCACCGCCAACAACAGCATGCAGTACACCCGCGTCGGCATCTTCGACACCTCGCTCGACGGTTACTTGGTGGACGCTTCCGGCCGCCGCGTGCAAGGCATGGCGATCACGCCGCCAAGCACCGAACTGGGCGCCGAGGGCGACCTGGCGATTCCGAACAAATCGATCCCGGCGCAGATCACCACCAAGGCCACCTATGTGGGCAACCTGTCGGCCGACTGGACCGTGAAGGACGCTTTCCCAGACGACGTGACGCCAACCACGCCGCCGGATCCATCTACCTACAACGTCAGCAAGTCGACCGACATGTACGACAGCGTCGGCACCAAACACGTGCTGACGCAGTACTTCAGCATGACCGGCCCAGGCGCGGTGACGGTGAATTACGCGCTTGACGGCAACCTGGTCGGCCCGGCCAAGGAACTGGCATTCGACCCGGGCACCGGCCAGCTGAACGCCGACGCCGACAGCACCAAGACCGTCAACGCTCTCGATTTTTCGCAGCTGGACACCACCGACGCCACCAAGTGGCCGAAGTTCGCCAGCGGCGCCAAAATGAGCGGCGCCGTCACCATCGACTACACCGGCACCACCTACTTCGCCGGCGAGACCTCAACCGCCTCCAACTCGCCGGTTGACGGTTACAGCGCCGGCGCATTTTCCGGCGTCTCGCTGGGTACCGATGGTTCGGTGATCGCCAAGTACACCAACGGCCAGAGCCAGACCGTCGGCCGCGTGGTGCTGGCCACCTTCGCCAACGAGCAGGGCCTGACCCAGGTCAGCGACACCAGCTGGGAAGCCTCGACCGCCTCCGGCACCGCCAATACCGACGTCGCCGGTGTCGGTGTCAACGGCACGCTGAACGTCGCCACGCTGGAACAGTCGAACGTCGACATCACCTCGGAACTGGTCGGTCTGATGACCTCGCAGCGTAACTACCAGGCCAACTCCAAAGTGATCCAGACCGAAAGCACCATGCTGCAATCGCTGATGCAGGCGATCTAA
- a CDS encoding flagellar basal body rod protein FlgF codes for MDALIYTAMSGAERALRGQQVHANNLANVDTGGFRANMELTTAQTVNGYGYDDRHMAQLQANSVSTKPGTMKSTGRELDVAVAGAGFLTVQTAGGGEAYTRAGNMVLDETGTLRVNGDVVMGEGGPITLPEYTRIDIGNDGTISIQAPGTTIMQTIDKLRLVKAEGSELTKNEAGLLVARDGAPLATDPSVVVRPGHLEGSNVSAVEEMVATMSLNRTFEIQMKLFTSTDSMTEAGNRLISGS; via the coding sequence ATGGATGCGCTGATTTACACCGCCATGAGCGGGGCCGAACGGGCCCTGCGCGGCCAACAGGTCCACGCCAACAACCTGGCCAACGTCGACACCGGCGGTTTCCGCGCCAATATGGAGCTGACCACCGCGCAGACCGTCAACGGCTACGGCTACGACGACCGCCACATGGCGCAGTTGCAGGCCAATAGCGTGTCGACCAAACCGGGCACGATGAAGAGCACCGGCCGCGAGCTCGACGTGGCGGTGGCCGGCGCCGGCTTCCTGACGGTGCAGACCGCCGGTGGCGGCGAAGCCTACACCCGCGCCGGCAATATGGTGCTGGATGAAACCGGCACGCTGCGCGTCAACGGCGACGTGGTGATGGGCGAAGGCGGTCCGATCACGCTGCCGGAGTACACCCGTATCGACATCGGCAACGATGGCACCATTTCGATCCAGGCGCCCGGCACCACCATCATGCAAACCATCGACAAGCTGCGTCTGGTCAAGGCCGAAGGATCGGAACTGACCAAGAACGAAGCCGGCCTGCTGGTGGCGCGCGATGGCGCGCCGCTGGCCACCGACCCGAGCGTAGTGGTGCGGCCCGGCCACCTGGAAGGCAGCAATGTGTCGGCGGTCGAAGAAATGGTCGCCACCATGAGCCTGAACCGCACGTTTGAAATCCAGATGAAGTTGTTTACGTCGACCGATTCGATGACCGAAGCCGGCAACCGCCTGATTAGCGGCAGCTAA
- the flgG gene encoding flagellar basal-body rod protein FlgG encodes MNPAMWISKTGVQAQDMKLQTIANNLANANTVGFKRDRAVFEDLFYSVEAQPGAQRADNNTLAPSGVQLGNGVHLVGTQKVFTQGVLQTTSRDLDISVMGNGFLSVRQPNGETAYTRAGQLQVDANGILVNASGLPLIPQITVPANATALTIGEDGTVSAKIADNVTPQALGQLTLTSFINPTGLLALGENLFAETPSSGTPTEGQPGTAQWGKIKQGTLEGSNVQVVEEMVDMIAAQRTYEMNTKVLSAADNMLQYLSAAAR; translated from the coding sequence ATGAATCCAGCAATGTGGATCAGCAAAACCGGCGTGCAAGCTCAGGACATGAAGCTGCAAACCATCGCCAATAATCTGGCCAATGCCAACACGGTCGGCTTCAAGCGCGACCGCGCGGTGTTCGAAGACCTGTTCTACTCGGTCGAAGCACAGCCAGGCGCACAGCGCGCCGACAACAACACGCTGGCGCCGTCCGGCGTGCAGCTGGGTAACGGCGTGCACCTGGTCGGCACCCAGAAGGTGTTCACCCAGGGCGTGTTGCAAACCACCAGCCGCGACCTCGACATTTCGGTGATGGGCAATGGCTTCCTGTCGGTGCGCCAGCCGAACGGCGAAACCGCCTACACCCGCGCCGGCCAGTTGCAGGTCGACGCCAATGGCATCCTGGTCAACGCCAGCGGCCTGCCGCTGATTCCGCAGATCACCGTGCCGGCCAACGCCACCGCGCTGACCATCGGCGAAGACGGCACCGTGTCGGCCAAGATCGCCGACAACGTCACGCCGCAGGCGCTGGGCCAGCTGACGCTGACCTCGTTCATCAACCCGACCGGCCTGCTGGCCCTGGGTGAGAACCTGTTCGCCGAAACGCCGTCGTCGGGCACGCCGACCGAAGGCCAGCCGGGTACCGCCCAGTGGGGCAAGATCAAGCAAGGCACGCTGGAAGGCTCGAACGTCCAGGTGGTCGAAGAGATGGTCGACATGATTGCAGCCCAGCGCACCTACGAGATGAACACCAAGGTGCTGTCGGCAGCCGACAATATGCTGCAGTACCTGTCGGCGGCGGCACGCTGA
- the flgH gene encoding flagellar basal body L-ring protein FlgH, translating to MHTALRSTLLLATLALAGCAQLQPPAVRPGPSDEPPPAARNSGPRGVSGGVFSSDVGLSLTSDSRAFRVGDVVTVNLLETTQASKKAGTSYSKQSADNINAPNLLGKTFGKAAIGLGASNTFAGDATSTQQNALTGAITVIVQEVLPNGLLRISGEKTLTLNNGEEYVRLRGYLRAADIDADNQVSSQRIANARIAYSAQGTLAETQQPGWLTRFFNGPLMPF from the coding sequence ATGCACACCGCACTGCGCTCCACGCTGCTGCTGGCGACGCTGGCCCTGGCCGGCTGCGCCCAGTTGCAGCCGCCGGCGGTGCGGCCCGGTCCGTCCGACGAACCGCCACCGGCGGCTCGCAACAGCGGCCCGCGCGGCGTCTCGGGCGGCGTGTTCAGCTCCGACGTCGGCCTGTCGCTGACCTCGGACAGCCGCGCCTTCCGCGTCGGCGACGTGGTCACCGTCAACCTGCTGGAAACCACACAGGCCAGCAAGAAGGCCGGCACCAGCTATTCCAAGCAGTCGGCCGACAACATCAACGCGCCTAATCTGCTGGGCAAGACCTTCGGCAAGGCGGCGATCGGCCTGGGCGCCTCCAACACCTTTGCCGGCGACGCCACCAGCACCCAGCAGAACGCCTTGACCGGCGCCATCACCGTGATCGTGCAGGAAGTGCTGCCGAACGGCCTGCTGCGCATCTCCGGCGAAAAAACCCTGACCCTGAACAACGGCGAAGAATATGTGCGCCTGCGCGGCTACCTGCGCGCGGCCGATATCGACGCCGACAACCAGGTGTCGTCACAACGCATCGCCAACGCCCGCATCGCCTACTCGGCGCAAGGCACGCTGGCCGAAACCCAGCAGCCGGGTTGGCTGACGCGCTTCTTCAACGGCCCATTGATGCCGTTCTGA
- a CDS encoding flagellar basal body P-ring protein FlgI, producing MNFRKFIAVSLALSMTLGATLPVQAAQALRNLVAIEGVRDNPLVGYGLVVGLNGSGDSTQVKFSSQSVINMLKQFGVKVPDGTDAKSKNVATVMVSAVFPPGYRKGQSIDVVVSSMGDAKSLRGGALLLTPLRAADGETYALAQGNVVVGGYSAQGKSGSSITVNTPTSGRIPSGANIEREIPSDFNTKPSVRLSLRHPHFETAINIVNSINKRFGDIATASDATSVDVVAPANPTQRVAFMAKLESMNVEVGEDAPKVVFNSRTGTVVIAEGLRVRAAAVTHGSLKVVISESTKVSQPNALAGGTTVSSPQSQVSADQGPAQMFKWPAGAKLQSIIDVVNSLGATPDDIMAILQALDQAGAIEGELVVI from the coding sequence ATGAATTTCCGCAAGTTTATCGCCGTGTCCCTGGCGCTCAGCATGACGCTGGGCGCCACCCTGCCGGTGCAGGCCGCGCAGGCGCTGCGCAATCTGGTCGCCATCGAGGGCGTGCGTGACAATCCGCTGGTCGGCTACGGCCTGGTGGTCGGCCTGAACGGCAGCGGCGACTCGACCCAGGTCAAGTTCTCCAGCCAGTCCGTGATCAATATGCTCAAGCAGTTCGGCGTCAAGGTGCCGGACGGCACTGACGCCAAATCGAAAAACGTCGCCACCGTGATGGTGTCGGCGGTGTTCCCGCCCGGCTACCGCAAGGGCCAGTCGATCGACGTGGTGGTGTCGTCGATGGGCGACGCCAAGAGCCTGCGCGGCGGCGCCCTCCTGCTGACCCCACTGCGCGCGGCCGACGGCGAAACCTATGCGCTGGCGCAAGGCAATGTGGTGGTGGGCGGCTACAGCGCCCAGGGCAAGTCGGGCTCGTCGATTACCGTCAACACGCCGACCTCCGGCCGCATTCCAAGCGGCGCCAATATCGAACGCGAAATCCCGAGCGACTTCAACACCAAGCCGTCGGTGCGCCTGTCGCTGCGCCATCCCCACTTTGAAACGGCGATCAACATCGTCAACTCGATCAACAAGCGCTTCGGCGACATCGCCACCGCCAGCGACGCCACCAGCGTCGACGTGGTGGCGCCGGCCAATCCGACCCAGCGCGTGGCCTTCATGGCCAAGCTGGAGTCGATGAATGTGGAAGTGGGCGAAGATGCGCCGAAAGTGGTGTTCAATTCCCGCACCGGCACCGTGGTGATCGCCGAAGGCCTGCGCGTGCGCGCCGCCGCCGTCACCCACGGTTCGCTGAAGGTGGTGATTTCCGAATCGACCAAGGTCAGCCAGCCGAACGCGCTGGCCGGCGGCACCACCGTGTCGTCGCCGCAGTCGCAGGTCAGCGCCGACCAGGGCCCGGCCCAGATGTTCAAATGGCCGGCCGGCGCCAAGCTGCAATCGATTATCGACGTGGTCAACAGCCTCGGCGCCACCCCGGACGACATCATGGCGATCCTGCAGGCGCTCGATCAGGCCGGCGCCATCGAAGGCGAACTGGTCGTCATTTAA